A genomic window from Triticum urartu cultivar G1812 chromosome 7, Tu2.1, whole genome shotgun sequence includes:
- the LOC125521226 gene encoding cinnamoyl-CoA reductase 1-like, with amino-acid sequence MEAAAVERSVVCVTGAGGFVASWLVKLLLSKPHYTVRGTVRDPGDAKNAHLKALEGAGERVQLLSADLMDYGSIASAVAGCEGVFHVASPVPSGRSTNPEEEVIAPAVTGTLNVLKACHEAKVKRVVIVSSCAAVFNNPDWPKGKVFTEDSWSDEDLCRKGEDWYLLSKTRAEREAFAYAAKTGLDVVAILPSLVLGPLMQPTVNASSKILLKYLKGEHETVENRFWNLVDVRDVADALLLAYENPAASGRYICSPVRIKVSDVISILKTLYPTYTYPKNFTEVEKGNVMSSEKLQKLGWTFRPVEKTLGDSVESYKASGILN; translated from the exons atggaggcggcggcggtggagaggAGCGTTGTGTGCGTGACCGGCGCAGGGGGCTTCGTCGCCTCGTGGCTCGTCAAGCTCCTCCTCTCCAAGCCCCATTACACCGTCCGCGGCACCGTGCGCGATCCCG GTGATGCTAAGAATGCTCATCTCAAGGCGCTAGAAGGTGCCGGGGAGAGGGTGCAGCTGCTCAGCGCCGACCTGATGGACTACGGCAGCATTGCGTCGGCGGTTGCTGGCTGTGAGGGCGTCTTCCATGTTGCCAGCCCTGTCCCTTCTGGCAGATCAACCAATCCCGAG GAAGAAGTTATAGCCCCTGCTGTAACAGGCACACTGAATGTGCTGAAGGCTTGCCACGAGGCAAAAGTTAAGCGAGTTGTCATAGTGTCTTCATGTGCTGCTGTGTTCAACAATCCTGACTGGCCTAAGGGCAAAGTATTTACTGAAGACAGCTGGTCAGACGAGGATCTCTGCAGAAAGGGTGAG GATTGGTATTTGCTTTCCAAAACACGCGCAGAGCGTGAGGCTTTTGCTTATGCAGCAAAAACTGGGCTGGATGTTGTAGCCATTTTACCATCCTTGGTACTTGGCCCCTTGATGCAGCCTACAGTGAATGCGAGCAGTAAAATTCTCCTTAAATATCTCAAAG GAGAACATGAGACTGTAGAAAATAGATTCTGGAATCTAGTGGACGTTCGTGATGTCGCCGATGCTCTTCTTCTGGCATATGAAAATCCAGCGGCATCTGGACGGTACATCTGCAGTCCAGTACGAATAAAAGTCTCTGATGTCATAAGCATTCTGAAGACCTTATATCCAACATACACTTATCCCAAAAA CTTTACGGAGGTGGAAAAAGGTAACGTTATGAGTTCAGAGAAACTTCAGAAGCTAGGGTGGACCTTCAGGCCTGTAGAGAAGACCCTCGGAGACAGCGTCGAATCCTACAAAGCATCTGGCATCCTGAACTGA
- the LOC125521225 gene encoding cinnamoyl-CoA reductase 1-like — MEAAGAGKAAAVCVTGAGGFIASWLVRRLLSRGDYAVHGTVRDPSDPKNDHLRALAGAGERLRLFKADVLDYSSVASAVAGCAGVFHIASPCPAAKSTNPEVELLAPAVAGTLNVLRACREAGVRRVVVVSSVGAVFINPKLPEGPVLDEHCWSNEEYCRTTENWYCLSKTLAEREALSYAEKTGLSVVTVCPSLVFGPLLQPTVNASSLFLINYLKCEGADAMEDKVRNMVDVRDVADALVLAYESPEAAGRYICSAHARKVSETVSIVRSMYPNLNYPKKYVQVGDQKVFSSEKLRRLGWKFRTLEEMLKDSVESYMAAGILN, encoded by the exons ATGGAGGCGGCCGGCGCGGGGAAAGCGGCGGCCGTGTGCGTGACGGGCGCGGGAGGCTTCATCGCCTCGTGGCTCGTCCGGCGCCTCCTATCCAGAGGAGACTACGCGGTGCATGGCACCGTCCGTGATCCCA GCGACCCCAAGAATGATCACCTGAGGGCGCTGGCCGGCGCCGGCGAGCGGCTGCGGCTGTTCAAGGCCGACGTGCTGGACTACTCGAGCGTGGCGTCCGCCGTGGCCGGCTGTGCCGGCGTCTTCCACATCGCAAGCCCCTGTCCCGCCGCCAAATCGACGAACCCCGAG GTGGAGCTGCTTGCACCGGCGGTGGCCGGCACGCTGAACGTGCTCAGGGCCTGCCGCGAGGCCGGCGTCCGCCGCGTCGTCGTGGTATCGTCGGTCGGCGCGGTCTTCATCAACCCCAAGCTCCCCGAGGGCCCCGTCCTGGACGAACACTGCTGGTCCAATGAGGAGTACTGCAGAACAACTGAG AACTGGTACTGTCTGTCCAAGACACTAGCCGAGCGCGAGGCACTCTCCTACGCAGAGAAGACCGGGCTAAGCGTGGTGACCGTGTGTCCCTCGCTGGTGTTCGGCCCTCTGCTGCAGCCCACGGTGAACGCCAGCAGCTTGTTCCTCATCAACTACTTGAAAT GCGAAGGCGCGGACGCCATGGAGGACAAGGTGAGGAACATGGTGGACGTCAGGGACGTCGCCGACGCCCTTGTACTGGCGTACGAGAGCCCGGAGGCGGCCGGCCGCTACATCTGCAGTGCGCATGCCAGGAAGGTCTCTGAAACGgtttccatcgtcaggagcatgTATCCGAACCTGAACTACCCAAAGAA GTACGTTCAGGTGGGAGATCAGAAGGTGTTCAGCTCCGAGAAGCTGCGGAGGCTGGGGTGGAAGTTCAGGACGCTGGAGGAGATGCTTAAGGACAGCGTTGAGTCCTACATGGCTGCAGGAATCCTAAACTGA